The DNA region CAGTCCCATGGATGGTAAGTTGGCAATACACTATCGCCAATGTGCCACCACCTTATTACTTTATTCATGAGGATTGAGGAGGCTGCTTACTGCTTAGAACATGAATAttttcgagacttgggagcagcctctccataaatgggggtaaggctagccgacattcacctctcccagaccctgcttaaagcgggagccttgtgcagtgggtacgacctttatattAGAAAATAATCAACATTAGTAGCATAAGCAAGGGAGGAATGTTGTAAATGCAGGGAATGTTTACTGGTTTGCTTGGAAACCTTTCCCTGCTTTCATATTTTGCAAAGAAGAGGGAGAATGAGGCCATTGTGGTGCAGACACTGGGTGTAATTTCCTTATATGTGGTTTTTGCTCAGCTTTCCATGGCAGATGCAATGCCTCTACCTTACTTTGTCATTACCTCCATTGTTGTCGCAACTGGCcttgttttgaatttcttgaattaCTTTGGTTGGCTTAATGCTGGACTCTGGCGCTTCTGGGAGGACTTTATTACTGTTGGTGGGCTATCGGTTCTTCCCCAagtgatctctctctctctcttaaaacTCACATCATTTTTCATATTGGTAAGCAGAGCGTCGAACAATTGCTCAATTTTAATATCTTTTGTCAACAATTATGATTATAGATTATGTGGTCTACGTTTGTTCCATATATACCCAACAGTATTTTGCCTGGGGCATTGGCTTTTGTTGTAGCTGTGGTGGCAGTTGTTATGGTAAGTTTTGTTTACTCTCAGAGTCTTTATTGTATTACTTGAATCTTCACATATTCCATTAAGGTTAATGTGAAACTGTTTTAAAGTTAACCTCTTGTCTTTAAAAGGAGTTATCCCGTATTTATCATCTGAAATGAGAACtactttttttcctttaaaattttttcttctttgcaaaTTGAGAGAGAAATGCAAGATATTCTATTTTGCGTCTTTTTAGACTTGCAGCTGCTAATATTTGTAGGCTCGGATGGGAAAACTCTCTGAAGGTGGCATAAAATTTGTTGGAGGAATATCTGGATGGACAGCTACACTTCTCTTCATGTGGATGCCAGTTTCACAAATGGTACTATTTTAGAATATCTGTTGGTAATTTTTTGTATTAATCTGACCACCATTAATGCTTCCTGTTCAGTGGACAAATTTCCTAAATCCTGACAACATCAAAGGTTTATCAGCTTCCTCGATGTTGCTTGCAATGATTGGAAATGGGCTTATGATCCCACGTGCACTTTTTATTTGTGACTTGATGTGGTAATTATCTCAGTGACCTTAAACTGCTGCAAGACATTTTTTATGGTTGAACTATAAATTTGTTGATTTTATAATGGATTTATATACTTGAGTTTTAGTAAAAATAACGGTCAACAATGACCGCAGGTTCACTGGTTCTACTTGGGCTTCTTTCTTTTATGGATATGGGAATATCATGTGCTTGTATTGGTAATAGTTTCTGATTTTTGGTTCTTCATCTTCAACTGGATATTCCTAATGTTCATGTTGGTGGGAATTTTGATCTCTACTAAGAATCGTTTTGTAATTTGTGTGTAATTTCAGGTTCAACAGTATCAGCAAGGAATTTTTCGTAGCAGCTACAACTGGGTTGTTTTTGTGGATAGGTTTGTTTCTTTGTCCCTGCAGTGTAGTACTATCACTTTGTAAAGCATCCCCACCTAAATAAAAGAATTtacaaagaaaaataatgaatttaatatatgCTTAGGTTGCTTATGCGTTGAACATAAAGAGCTCTATCTAATATTTTTCTCCTAACAGGAATGGCTCTATGGAGAGACGCTGTTGTCAACGAATACGGCTCACCTTTCACATCTTTGAAAGAGTTGGTTTCTGGATAGTAAACTTAAAGAATCCGATCGAGGTGATAATGTCAAGAAGCCCAAAATATCTGCAGTTGACAAGATTTCTCGCAATGGAAATAAGTCATGTGGTAGAATATCTTATGATAAAATATGTAATCTAATTCCAATTTAATTAATATACGCAGAAACTCCAGGTCACTGTCTTTTACAATGACCTGCCTGGTACCTAATCCACAATAGTTGTGGCTATGTGAGATGGGGATTTACATGTGAACGATCCTGAACGGTAGTTTTGACTGGGATATGTAGACCATTTGCATCTGAGCTGGAGTAAGAATCAAGTggatgaattagggtttaggttttggggttttggagtttaggggtttagggttgagggtttgaGGGTTTAGTTAGGgtttgagggttgagggttgagggttgagggttgagggttgagggtttgagggtttagggttgagggtttagggttgagggttgagggttgagggttgaggttagggtttagggttgagggttgagggttgagggttgagggttgaggttagggtttagggttgagggttgagggttggggtttagggtttagggtttagggttgagggttgagggttgagggttgagggttgagggtttatgGGTTtatgggtttagggttgagggttgagggttgagggttgagggtttgaGGGTTTGAGGgtttgagggttgagggttgagggttgagggttgagggttgagggttgagggtttgaGGGTTTGAGGGTTTGAGGGTTTGAGGGTTTGAGGgtttgagggttgagggtttgagggttgagggtttgagggttgagggttgagggttgagggtttagggttgagggttgagggttgagggttgagggttgagggtttgagggttgagggttgagggtttagggttgagggttgagggttgagggttgaggttagggtttagggttgagggttgagggttgagggttgagggtttagggttgagggttgagggttgaggttagggtttagggttgagggtttagggttgagggtttagggttgagggttgagggttgagggttgagggttgagggttgagggttgagggttgagggttgagggtttaggttgagggttgagggttgagggtttagggtttagggttgagggttgagggtttagggttgagggtttagggttgagggtttagggttgagggtttagggttgagggtttagggttgagggtttagggtttagggttgagggtttagggtttagggtttagggtttagggtttagggtttagggtttagggtttagggtttagggtttagggtttagggtttagggtttagggtttagggtttagggtttagggtttagggtttagggtttagggtttagggtttcggGTTTCGGGTTTCGGGTttcgggtttagggtttagggttttagggtttagggtttagggttttagggtttagggttttagggtttagggttttagggtttagggttttagggttttagggttttagggtttagggtttagggttttagggttttagggtttagggtttagggtttagggtttagggtttagggtttagggtttagggtttagggtttagggtttagggtttagggtttagggtttagggtttagggtttagggtttagggtttagggtttagggtttagggtttagggtttagggtttagggtttagggtttagggtttagggtttagggtttagggtttagggtttagggtttagggtttagggtttagggtttagggtttagggtttagggtttagggtttagggtttagggtttagggtttagggtttcggGTTTCGGGTTTCGGGTTTCGGGTTTCGGGTTTCGGGTTTCGGGTTTCGGGTTTCGGGTTTCGGGTTTCGGGTTTCGGGTTTCGGGTTTCGGGTTTCGGGTTTCGGGTTTCGGGTTTCGGGTTTCGGGTTTCGGGTTTCGGGTttcgggtttagggtttagggtttagggtttagggtttagggtttagggtttagggtttagggtttagggtttagggtttagggtttagggtttagggtttagggtttagggtttagggtttagggtttagggtttagggtttagggtttagggtttagggtttagggtttagggtttagggtttagggtttagggtttagggtttagggtttagggtttagggtttagggtttagggtttagggtttagggttgtttagggtttagggtttagggttgtttagggtttagggtttagggttgtttagggtttagggtttagggtttagggtttagggtttagggtttagggtttagggtttagggtttagggtttagggtttagggtttagggtttagggtttagggtttagggtttagggtttagggtttagggtttagggtttagggtttagggtttagggtttagggtttagggtttagggtttagggtttagggtttagggtttagggtttagggtttagggtttagggtttagggtttagggtttagggtttagggtttagggtttagggtttagggtttagggtttagggtttagggtttagggtttagggtttagggtttaggtttagggtttagggtttagggtttagggtttagggtttagggtttagggtttagggtttagggtttagggtttagggtttagggtttagggtttagggtttagggtttaggtttagggttgtttagggtttagggtttagggtttaggtttagggtttagggtttagggtttagggtttagggtttagggtttagggtttagggtttagggtttagggtttagggtttagggtttagggtttagggtttagggtttagggtttagggtttagggtttagggtttagggtttagggtttagggtttagggtttagggtttagggtttagggtttagggtttagggtttagggtttagggtttagggtttagggtttagggtttagggtttagggtttagggtttagggtttagggtttagggtttagggtttagggtttagggtttagggtttagggtttagggtttagggtttagggtttagggtttagggtttagggtttagggtttagggtttagggtttagggtttagggtttagggtttagggtttagggtttagggtttagggttagggtttagggtttagggtttagggtttagggtttagggtttagggtttagggtttagggtttagggtttagggtttagggtttagggtttagggtttagggtttagggtttagggtttagggtttagggtttagggtttagggtttgggtgtagggtttaggggttggtagggtttgggtttagggtgtagggtttgggttgggtttagggttagggtttaggtttagggtttagggtttagggttagggttttgggtttagggtttagggtttgggtttagggttttggggttaggggtttgggtttaggggtttagggtgtgggttagggtttgggtgtttgggtttgggttagggttttggggtttgggtgtagggtttagggtttgggttgggtttgggtttagggttgtagggtttagggtttagggtttgggtttgggttgggGTTAGGGTTGGTAGGGTTAGGGGTTTAGGGGTTTGGGTGTTGGGGTTTTGGGTgtggggttagggtttagggttttggtggGTTTAGGGTTGGTAGGgtggttagggtttagggttgtgGGTGTTAGgggtttgggttttgggtttgggtgttagggtttgggttttggggtttaggtttagggtttagggtttagggtttagggtttagggtttagggtttaggtttagggtttagggtttagggtttagggtttagggttagggtttagggttgtagggtttagggtttagggtttagggtttaggtttagggtttgggtttagggGTTAGGGGTGGGGTgtagggttgggttgggttggggtgGGTTGGGTTTGGGTGGGTTTGGGGTTGGGgtggttagggttttgggt from Malus domestica chromosome 01, GDT2T_hap1 includes:
- the LOC103445143 gene encoding maltose excess protein 1-like, chloroplastic isoform X2; its protein translation is MKSNQISTAESLVVVPYSSYIPGPPPHPRLQQHHHLKSFPASSSSSSIQHNTNTNALTVSSAGQGQCLLFNFYHPIPLRLRRHSTLSALDSDVPHPLHQGSVKSTSSKTGFEQWNSWTAKFSGASNIPFLLLQMPQIYLNAQNLLAGNKAALLAVPWMGMFTGLLGNLSLLSYFAKKRENEAIVVQTLGVISLYVVFAQLSMADAMPLPYFVITSIVVATGLVLNFLNYFGWLNAGLWRFWEDFITVGGLSVLPQVISLSLLKLTSFFILYFAWGIGFCCSCGGSCYGGIKFVGGISGWTATLLFMWMPVSQMWTNFLNPDNIKGLSASSMLLAMIGNGLMIPRALFICDLMWFTGSTWASFFYGYGNIMCLYWFNSISKEFFVAATTGLFLWIGMALWRDAVVNEYGSPFTSLKELVSG
- the LOC103445143 gene encoding maltose excess protein 1-like, chloroplastic isoform X1 yields the protein MKSNQISTAESLVVVPYSSYIPGPPPHPRLQQHHHLKSFPASSSSSSIQHNTNTNALTVSSAGQGQCLLFNFYHPIPLRLRRHSTLSALDSDVPHPLHQGSVKSTSSKTGFEQWNSWTAKFSGASNIPFLLLQMPQIYLNAQNLLAGNKAALLAVPWMGMFTGLLGNLSLLSYFAKKRENEAIVVQTLGVISLYVVFAQLSMADAMPLPYFVITSIVVATGLVLNFLNYFGWLNAGLWRFWEDFITVGGLSVLPQIMWSTFVPYIPNSILPGALAFVVAVVAVVMARMGKLSEGGIKFVGGISGWTATLLFMWMPVSQMWTNFLNPDNIKGLSASSMLLAMIGNGLMIPRALFICDLMWFTGSTWASFFYGYGNIMCLYWFNSISKEFFVAATTGLFLWIGMALWRDAVVNEYGSPFTSLKELVSG